The Lysobacter luteus genome contains the following window.
GGCGGCCTGTTACGCCGATGCGATCGACGCGGCCGGGCTGGAGTTCGACCTGCTGTTCGGGCCGGCCTACAAGGGCATCCCGCTGGCGACCGCATTGGCCTGCGAGTACGCGCGCCGCGGCCGGGACCTGCCGGTGGCGTTCAACCGCAAGGAGGCCAAGGCCCACGGCGAGGGTGGCCAGCTGATCGGCGCGCCGCTGGCCGGGCGCCGGGTGCTGGTGGTGGACGACGTGATCACCGCGGGCACCGCGATCCGCGAGGCCCTGTCGATCATCGGCGCCGCCGGCGGTACCGTCGTCGGCATCGTGATCGCGCTGGACCGGCAGGAAGCCGTGGACCCGGCGCGGAGCCGACGTTCGGCGGCACAAACTGTCGCAACCGAACACGGGCTGCCGGTCGTCGCGGTGGCATCGCTGGCCGACCTGCTGGCGTTGGCCGGCGACAACCCCGCCCTGGCGGCCTATCGCGGGCAGTTGCTGGCCTACCGCGACGCCTACGGCAGCGACGCGGACGCCTGAACCGGGGACACGCCGCCTGCACGCGGCTGGCCCGACTCTTGCGTGAGTGTATGCAGGAATGCCACCCGGTCCCGCCGACATGAACCGACTTGCCCCCGCCCTGCTCGCCACGCTTGCCGTCCTGGCGCTGCCCGCGCTCGCCCAGACCAAGCCGGCGGCCGAGAAGAAGATCTACTGC
Protein-coding sequences here:
- the pyrE gene encoding orotate phosphoribosyltransferase; its protein translation is MNDTRTRFLKLALDADALRFGEFTLKSGRTSPYFFNAGRFDSGAALAGLAACYADAIDAAGLEFDLLFGPAYKGIPLATALACEYARRGRDLPVAFNRKEAKAHGEGGQLIGAPLAGRRVLVVDDVITAGTAIREALSIIGAAGGTVVGIVIALDRQEAVDPARSRRSAAQTVATEHGLPVVAVASLADLLALAGDNPALAAYRGQLLAYRDAYGSDADA